From the genome of Bacteroidales bacterium:
TGCGCCCGTGACCATTCTATCAGGCATTTTGTGGTAAGGAAGGCTCACAACAGCATCTTCTGCCATATAAAGGGGCGGCCTAACAAGCGCAATGGGTTCAGAGAGATCCGCCTTCTGCAAGCTTACATATTTTGTTTCATATTCCTGGGTTTTGATTACCAGGACATCATTGCTGAGCGTTTTCAGGGTGAAGGTTCCATCACTGTCCGTCGTGACAGATTTTGTTCCGTTCTGATAAAGTACCCGGGCTCCGGGCACGGCATTGCCTTCATTGCCTTCCACGGTGCCGGTAATTTCCGTGACTTTCATCTGCCCCTTCTGCTGGCCATAGCTATTGTAGCCGGCAACCATAAGGAGAAACAGTGAAAGCGCCGTAAAAATCTTTATCAAAAATTTGCTGTGATTATTTCTCATAGTCCATATTTTCATATCAAAAACTGTTATTCGTGAAAACATTGCATTTAAGTCTACCACCCCGGATTTTGCTTGAGATTCTTCAGCATTTCAACATGGTCCTTTGGCAGAGGATACCAGTAATGTTTATCGTCAAAAACACGACTTTCGGATTCCATCTCTTCAACGGTGTAATTGAATGAATCCTCAGCTACCTTATCTATACGCATCCGGTAGATGGTTTTATGCTCTGGTTTGTGCATTTCATACCATCTACGAAGATCCCACCAGCGTTTATGTTCGCCAAACAACTCGACAGCGAGCTCGTTGCGAATCCGCTCTCGTAAATCCGCCTGGTTGTGGAAGGTCCCTTTGACATCAGGCATGTTCACACGGTTTCGAATTGTATTGACAGCTTCCAGGGCAGTAAGGGAGGCATCGGGTGCGGAACCGTCAGGACCCCAACCTTCATTCACCGCTTCGGCATAGTATAGATAAACACCCGAGAGCCGGAAATAGATCCAGTTCATATAGTAATTATAGTCATTCTGCCATTTGTTTCCTGATTCCGGCCAGTATTTACGGTTGAAATATCCCGTCGGATGCACAATGTTCTCTGGCTTATCTCTGCCCCCCTCATAGGTTTCAATATAAAGTTGTTCGCCTTCATCATCGACACCCCATTGTGCATCATTGTATAATATGTTGTTGTAAAACCGGGGGTCCCTGTTCTGGTAAGGTTGATCAGGATCATAACCGGCATTGGGATGGTCAATCGGCCAGCCGTTTTCCGTTTCATACTTATCCACTGCATTTTGAGTGGGCATAGACACCCAGCCGCCATTATCATAGGTTGGTGGCACATACAATCCCCTCCAGTCCAGGGCATCGGGGCGGCGAGTTGTGGTCTGTTGTGAGGACCAGCCATACAATTCCGGCACTCTGTAAAATATGGCCTCATCATTGACAAATTCATTGCGGCTGAAAAAGATGTGCCTGTAGTTATCACCGGATTCAAGCGAGTAAACCCCTTCATTGGCCAGTTCTATCACATCATATAAAACGCTGGCTGCTTCTTTGACCCGTTCAACATCATAAGTAGTGCTGTTGCGATCGGGGTCCAGCGGGTCATTGTTCATGGTCGGGCTGGCATCATACAAGAGAGCCATCCCCTTAAGGGTCATAGCAGCACCAACAGTGACCCGGCCCAGATGTTGCTGGGGCCACCCTTCGGGCAACAACTCGACTGCTTTATTACAATCCTCAACAATCTGATTGGTACATTCCCTGTAGGTTTCACGGGGTATATCCATCTTGCTGTCCGGGGTGAACACCTGGTCAAAATAAGGCATCCCACCATATCTGCGGATCAGCTCAAAATTAAACCAGGCCCGGAAAAAGTAGGCCTGTCCAAGGATGTGGTCCTTATCCTCCTGGTTAGCATCTTCCAGACGGTCAATATTTTTAATGGATTTATTGGCTATACGTAAGGCTTTAAAGGCGTTGCCTGGAACGGCAGAGGCGCCGGAAGAAATATTCCGGGTTAACCAACCAACCGCCCGGTTGTAAGGCTTGTTATAATAGTTCCCGTTGGTTACAGCATTGACATCCTGCCAGTCGTTATCACATTGTTCCAGATCGGCCATAGTACCAGGCGTATAACGCGGATGCCAGAAATGAAAATCCCTGAGGAATAGATAAAGACGGTCATTAAAACCCCGGTAATTGCTATAATTTGTAAATATCTGCTCACCGGTGATTCCTGATTCAGGCGACTTGTCAAGATATTCCTCGCAACTGCCCATGAAAAGAATAACCAGAAGCAAAACGGATGATTTCATTAAATATCTCATAATTCTTTCGTTTCTATCGATTCATTAAAAATTAACTTCTACTCCAAAGTTATAATATCTTACAAGCGGATAGGCCCCAAGGGTGTTGGATTCAGGATCCAGGCGGTCATCAAGGGGCGAAAATGTCAGAAGATTTTGTCCGCGGGCCGTCAGTCTCAGCTGCTGAATACCTAGAGACTCTTTCAACATTTCCGACTCCAGCGTATACGACAGTTCCACACGCTTGAGCCTTAAGTAATCCGCATCCACATAGCTGTAAGAACTGGAACGATTGTTATGAATCTGTTTATCGCTGGCATGCAACGCAGGCACATCGGTATCCCTGTTATTGGGGGTCCAGGCATCCAGGCTGTGGTCGTGAGCAACAATGGAAGTAGGCTGGGAGAAGGCCCATAGTATAAAGCCTGGCATGTTCTTCTGGACTTTCGAGACACCATAGAAACTTGCTGACAATTGCAGATTTTTATATTCAACCCCCAAATCGAACCCGTAGGTATAAGCCGGATAGGTTAAATCACCATAAGGGGCAAAATCCTGATCGTTAATAACTCCGTCACCATTGTAATCAACATAATTCATGTCGCCGGGAATGCGGCTATTAGGAAGCCATATCGAACGCGTACTGTTATAAACATCATCCCAGGAATCATGAAGGTCTTCTACAATCAGCTTGGACTGCCAGCCAATGGGCTTACCTTCATTTTTCTGATATTCTGGTCGGTTGGCCGGGTCATCACGGAAAATAACACGGCTTTCGCTGAAATTCAGATTTCCCCCTATCCAGTAACTGAAATCACGGGATAAGCTGGCGCTATAGCGTATCTTCGCCTCATAGCCATGACTCTTGGTTTCACCAATATTTGCAGTTGGGGCTTGCTGGCCAAACCAAACGGGTACCGTTTGTCTCCTCATAAGAATGCCATCCCTGTATTCCTTGAAAAGGTCAAGGCTAAAGGTAAGTCCGCCAAACAGGCGGCCTTCTATCCCGAGATTCTGCTTAACACCGGTTTCCCAGGTAGCATTCACATTGGCCGCTCCGCCTTCGGCATAAACCGGATAATTCTGACGTGGATAGCCCAAAGCTACTCCTCCGCCTCTGCTGTAATCCGTACGATATGCCCATCTTGGAGCTCCCTGGTCGTTACCAACTTCACCATAGGAGTAGCGCACTTTAAAATTATTCACCCATGGCAGATTATTTTTGATAAAAGGTTCGTTCGAGATAACCCAGCCAACGGCCATGGAAGGAAAAAAACCAAAACGCTGGCCCGGGGCAAACTTTTCGGATCCGGTATAGGCCCCGTTAAATTCAGCCAGATATTTGCTTTTGTAATCATACGTAATACGGCCAACCCAGTGTTCCTCATACCGCGGAAAATTCAGATTGGTAATGCCCTTTCTCCTGAAGAAAAGGGCCTTTCCTGAGAAGCTATGATCGCCTATTGTATTGGAATAATCCAGGGAGGCCTCATAATACAGCGAGCGGGTATAATTGTAACCATAACCACTGACCAGATATTCCCAGCCAACTGTAGCAGGTTTCTCAACAAATTCGGGACTCGGGATTACAATGGTGTCGTTTTCACTATAGTTATACCTCCTAACCGTTCCGTTATGAATAGATTGGCGGTAAGGGAAAGAAGAGTTATAGGAAAATTTTCCGCTTACCTTCAGCCCTTCGGCAATGAAAGGTAGCTTCTGTTCAAATTCCATGTCAGCAAACTGTTTGGCTTCTTTAGTATTGGTTTGCCCGGCGTTATTAAGCTTCACCAGGGGATTGACAACACCCTGGGCAGCCGGATCGCCACCGAGTTTACCATCCCTGTAACGGGGTGGAAACTTGTATGGCGGTGTCCAGTGGATCTCCTGGAAAAAACGATTATGATGCCAGGGATTAAGCTGATAAAAAGAAGTATGGTTCTTGATCCCTACCATTCCGGAGAGTTTCAGCTTTACATTGGTGGTCCTGGTGATGCTGAAATCCAGGTTTGATCGGTAGTTATAGCGTTCATAGCCAAAGGTGGGATCATAAAATTCCTGCTCCTTGGTCTCATAAATATCCCCATTCTTTGCATAACCAAACGATGTGAAATATCTGACAAAATCATTGCCCCCGCTGATATTCAGATTGTGTTTCTGACGAAAGCCAAAATCCTTGGTGATCTCATCATACCATTGCACATCAGGATAAAGATAGGGGTCGCCGCTGCGGTAATTTTCAATTTCCTGCTGGGTGTAAAGATTACTCCAGGCATTGTCATTGACATAGGCCTGATTGGCCAGTTGCAATGTTTTATAGTGGTCAAGATAATTCCATACATTGGTCGGCTGCTTGGCCGCCAGATTCGATGAGTATGAAATGTTCATTCTTCCTTTGCGACCGCTTTTGGTGGTGATCAATATAACCCCGTTGGCCCCTTTGACACCAAAGACGGCAGTGGCAGAAGCATCCTTCAGCACCGAAATCGACTCAATAGAACTGGGATTGATATCATTAAAATCCCTTTCAATGCCATCCACAAGTACAAGAGGTTCGTTATTCTGCCAGGTTGACTTGCCCCTGATCAGTATATTGGTAGCCCGTTCACCGGGCTGCCCTGTGGATTGACTAACAGTGACACCCGGTAATAAGCCCTGCATCGAGCTGGAAAGGGACAAATCTCCCTGAGCCTGCTCCAGATCTTCCCCCTTTGTCTGGGTAATGGACCCGACAACACTTTCCTTCTTTTGCGTACCGTAACCAACCACAACAACTTCTTCCAGTTCTTCCTGGGTAGGTTGCATTTCTATATTAATCGTGCTACGTCCTTCCACAGGTATCTCCTGCCCCTGATATCCGACAAAAGACACGCTCAAGACACCATCCGGGGGCACTTCAATACTATATTTACCATCGATATCAGTGGTTGTACCCACCAATTGACCGTCTAATCCTCCCTTAAGCGTGATATTGGCACCAGGAAGCGTATTCCCGTCGGGATCCGTAACCTGGCCTGTCACTTCAATAGTATTCTGAGCGATTACAGAGGATATAGACATTCCAAAAAATATTAAAATCAGAAAAGCAATCTTTCTCATAATGTTTTCCCTTTTATAATTAGTAGCTGCGGTTCGTGGTGTTGAAAAATTGTCTCTATCATATTAGTGAGTTTGATCACGGTTAAATTGCATTTCAAGTTTGAGTGGGTTGAAGATTTCTTCATAGACAGGTATCATTAAAAATTTTTAGATCACTCTTCCAAAAGTAGTGAAAAGGTTCATCTTGCAATGAAACATTCTTGTCATAAATTGGTAATATCTTTTCAGACTTTAATAGATTGAATATCAAATTTTTAGAAAGCAGTCCAGCACATTCGTTAATTTATTGAATGCTTTCTCCCAAATTTAGGATCAGAAAAATGCCAGGGCATTCAACAATTGAATGAAAAACAATATAAAAATATCATAACAGAAATAAACGGAAAATGACGGGATGATAAGAATGAATATTTAGCCTTTATATTCTGTTGGAGATTTACCGTAATATTTTTTAAAACATTTTCCAAAATAACTTAAATCATTGAACCCGGTTGAATACGCCACTTCCGTAATGGAGTAATTTTCATCGTATAGCATGTGTGCTGCCATTTTCAGACGGCTGTTCTTAATATATTCATTCGGACTTAAACCAACGATTTTATTGAATTTTCTATAAAGCATGGAATTGCTGGTCCCCATATCATGAACCAGTGATGGCACATTAAAATCAGGTTTAGTAATGTTATTCTCAATAATTTCAATGGCTCTTTTGATATATTGTTCATCCTTTGAAGTGAGATTCAATGTGGATACCTGGGGTTCAAGGCTTCCATTATTACCTGAATAATATTTCCGAAGGTTTTCCCAGCCTTCAAACAATGATTCAATCCGGGTATGCAAAAGTTTCAGGTTGACGGGTTTGGTGACATAAGAATCGGCACCATAATCATACCCCTTTATTTTACTTTCATCGTCAATCTTTGCAGTGAGCAGAATGATCGGGATATGGCTCGTGTTCAAATCATTCTTTATTTGTCTGGTGAACTCGTATCCATCGGTTCCCGGCATCATAATATCACTGACAATCAAATCAGGGAAGGTTGTTTGGGTAATACTGACAGCTTTATCACAATTATCAAGTGCCTTAACATTATAATATCTTGATAAAAATGTATACAGCAAATTCCTAAGCTCCTCATTATCTTCTATAAGAAGAACCCTCTTATCTTCTTTTTTTATACTTTCATCGGGTATTTGCTGATCATAGAAGAATTTGTGATCCTGCTGAAGGATGATACTCTGATCTTCAATGATTACAGAGGAATCCTCAGGGTTTTCTGTACTAATAATTTCATGATCCAGATAGGCCCACTTATCAATTGGAAAATCAATAATGAAAGAGGTACCCTCCTGCAGACGACTTCTAACGCTTATACTGCCTTTGTGTAGCTCAATCAGGCTTTTGGTCAATTCCAGTCCTATTCCGATGCCTGTAGTTTTTTGAGAATCGATCCGTTTAAAACGCTTGAATATCTGGTCCAACTTATCTTCAGGGATACCCTCTCCGGTATCAGTCACGCTGATCTGAGCATATGTGATGCCATTTTTTTGAATATGTTGGCCATAAACAGAAACATGGCCCTGTTCCGTATATTTGAATGCATTGGAAAGGAGATTATGCAAGATCTTTTCCAGTTTATCCCTGTCGTAATAGCCTGTATTCAGGTCATTGGAAAGAAACATATCATATTGCAGATTTTGCTTGCCGGCGAGGGGATAAAATGTGCTGTATATTTCGTTTAGATGTTCCTTTAAGTTATTAGATGCCACCTTCAATTGTAAAGTACCTGCCTCCGATTTTCTAA
Proteins encoded in this window:
- a CDS encoding carboxypeptidase-like regulatory domain-containing protein is translated as MRNNHSKFLIKIFTALSLFLLMVAGYNSYGQQKGQMKVTEITGTVEGNEGNAVPGARVLYQNGTKSVTTDSDGTFTLKTLSNDVLVIKTQEYETKYVSLQKADLSEPIALVRPPLYMAEDAVVSLPYHKMPDRMVTGA
- a CDS encoding RagB/SusD family nutrient uptake outer membrane protein, which produces MRYLMKSSVLLLVILFMGSCEEYLDKSPESGITGEQIFTNYSNYRGFNDRLYLFLRDFHFWHPRYTPGTMADLEQCDNDWQDVNAVTNGNYYNKPYNRAVGWLTRNISSGASAVPGNAFKALRIANKSIKNIDRLEDANQEDKDHILGQAYFFRAWFNFELIRRYGGMPYFDQVFTPDSKMDIPRETYRECTNQIVEDCNKAVELLPEGWPQQHLGRVTVGAAMTLKGMALLYDASPTMNNDPLDPDRNSTTYDVERVKEAASVLYDVIELANEGVYSLESGDNYRHIFFSRNEFVNDEAIFYRVPELYGWSSQQTTTRRPDALDWRGLYVPPTYDNGGWVSMPTQNAVDKYETENGWPIDHPNAGYDPDQPYQNRDPRFYNNILYNDAQWGVDDEGEQLYIETYEGGRDKPENIVHPTGYFNRKYWPESGNKWQNDYNYYMNWIYFRLSGVYLYYAEAVNEGWGPDGSAPDASLTALEAVNTIRNRVNMPDVKGTFHNQADLRERIRNELAVELFGEHKRWWDLRRWYEMHKPEHKTIYRMRIDKVAEDSFNYTVEEMESESRVFDDKHYWYPLPKDHVEMLKNLKQNPGW
- a CDS encoding TonB-dependent receptor, which translates into the protein MRKIAFLILIFFGMSISSVIAQNTIEVTGQVTDPDGNTLPGANITLKGGLDGQLVGTTTDIDGKYSIEVPPDGVLSVSFVGYQGQEIPVEGRSTINIEMQPTQEELEEVVVVGYGTQKKESVVGSITQTKGEDLEQAQGDLSLSSSMQGLLPGVTVSQSTGQPGERATNILIRGKSTWQNNEPLVLVDGIERDFNDINPSSIESISVLKDASATAVFGVKGANGVILITTKSGRKGRMNISYSSNLAAKQPTNVWNYLDHYKTLQLANQAYVNDNAWSNLYTQQEIENYRSGDPYLYPDVQWYDEITKDFGFRQKHNLNISGGNDFVRYFTSFGYAKNGDIYETKEQEFYDPTFGYERYNYRSNLDFSITRTTNVKLKLSGMVGIKNHTSFYQLNPWHHNRFFQEIHWTPPYKFPPRYRDGKLGGDPAAQGVVNPLVKLNNAGQTNTKEAKQFADMEFEQKLPFIAEGLKVSGKFSYNSSFPYRQSIHNGTVRRYNYSENDTIVIPSPEFVEKPATVGWEYLVSGYGYNYTRSLYYEASLDYSNTIGDHSFSGKALFFRRKGITNLNFPRYEEHWVGRITYDYKSKYLAEFNGAYTGSEKFAPGQRFGFFPSMAVGWVISNEPFIKNNLPWVNNFKVRYSYGEVGNDQGAPRWAYRTDYSRGGGVALGYPRQNYPVYAEGGAANVNATWETGVKQNLGIEGRLFGGLTFSLDLFKEYRDGILMRRQTVPVWFGQQAPTANIGETKSHGYEAKIRYSASLSRDFSYWIGGNLNFSESRVIFRDDPANRPEYQKNEGKPIGWQSKLIVEDLHDSWDDVYNSTRSIWLPNSRIPGDMNYVDYNGDGVINDQDFAPYGDLTYPAYTYGFDLGVEYKNLQLSASFYGVSKVQKNMPGFILWAFSQPTSIVAHDHSLDAWTPNNRDTDVPALHASDKQIHNNRSSSYSYVDADYLRLKRVELSYTLESEMLKESLGIQQLRLTARGQNLLTFSPLDDRLDPESNTLGAYPLVRYYNFGVEVNF